One genomic segment of Centropristis striata isolate RG_2023a ecotype Rhode Island chromosome 13, C.striata_1.0, whole genome shotgun sequence includes these proteins:
- the grap2a gene encoding GRB2-related adapter protein 2a, translating into MEARGKYDFAATADDELSFRRGDTLKILSPQDEWYKAEMNGLEGFVPQNYIEMQTPRWFQENASRSAAEDLLRHKDVGAFVIRGCQSSPGDFSISVKHENDVQHFKVMKDNTGQYFLWSEKFTSLNKLVEFYKCTSISKTREIYLNDGSSDSRSPSAAQVKRGSLPEQRSTAAAVAAAPRRASDQPPNQLVKRVGLEERAHTIGHTGRSSPVTPAYPPHRLSETMPHPQRASTLQVKALYNFTAEEDDELGFSAGDIIEVLDRSDPSWWRGRLRGKSGLFPANYTIQL; encoded by the exons ATGGAAGCCAGAGGAAAGTACGACTTCGCTGCAACCGCAGACGACGAGCTCAGCTTCAGACGAGGCGACACTCTGAAG ATTCTAAGCCCACAAGACGAGTGGTACAAAGCAGAGATGAACGGACTGGAAGGATTCGTACCACAAAACTACATTGAGATGCAGACTCCGAG gtggtTTCAGGAGAACGCCAGTCGCAGCGCTGCAGAGGATCTCCTCCGGCACAAAGATGTGGGAGCCTTTGTGATCCGAGGATGCCAGAGCTCCCCGGGAGACTTCTCCATCTCCGTCAA ACACGAGAACGATGTCCAGCACTTCAAAGTGATGAAGGACAACACAGGCCAGTACTTCCTGTGGTCGGAGAAGTTCACCTCCCTAAACAAGCTGGTGGAGTTTTACAAGTGCACGTCCATCTCTAAAACCAGGGAGATCTACCTTAACGACGGCAGCTCGGACAGCAGGAGCCCCTCCGCAGCTCAG GTGAAGAGGGGAAGTTTGCCTGAACAGCGTAGCACAGCTGCAGCCGTCGCCGCTGCACCGCGCCGAGCATCAGACCAGCCTCCCAACCAGCTG GTTAAGAGAGTGGGTCTGGAGGAGCGAGCTCACACCATCGGTCACACAGGAAGGAGCAGCCCCGTCACACCAGCGTATCCTCCCCACCGCCTGTCTGAAACCATGCCTCACCCTCAG AGGGCGTCCACACTGCAGGTGAAGGCGCTGTACAACTTCACCGCAGAGGAAGACGACGAACTCGGTTTCAGTGCCGGAGACATCATCGAGGTGTTGGATCGCTCGGATCCGTCGTGGTGGAGAGGGAGGCTGCGGGGGAAAAGTGGGCTGTTTCCTGCCAACTACACGATCCAGCTGTGA